GTGGGATCGGCCTGAGAATGGGAAGGTCAAGAATGATAAAAATCCTGTGTTGAGGTACAGACAGTTTTATAATTAAAAGgaatgggaggaaaaagaaagaagcaccaacagcaaaaagaaatacaaagaaactcAAGGAAAAATAGAGGTTCCATAGAAAACAATTTCTCCCCACCTCCTGACAGATGCTCAGCCAGTGCCCAGGCAATGGCAAGTCCCATAAGTTTAGTCCTCCCAGGTGTATTACAGTGCATGGCATTATACGGTGGGGAACACCCCTTTGGTCcgttggggtcagctgtcccacccgtgccccctccccacttgttgtgcacccccagcctacaGGTGCGTCGGACcgtgtgagaagcagaaaaggccttggctCTGTGTTAGTTTTGCTCAGACACAGCTAAAACATCCCTGAATCATCAAcagtgttttcagcacaaatccaaaacacgGCCCCAAAGAGGCTACTCGGAAGAACCTTAACTCTGTCCCAGGCAAAACCACAATGCACGCTGACCTCCCTTTCCAGCCTGAGCCCAGGCATATGTAGGACAACACAAGCAGGACGACTTGAAACTCTGTGTAAGGAGCAAACCTCTGATCTCCCTGGGGGTTTGGGGAAAAGCTGGGATAGCTCTTGTATTTTGAGCGTGCACTGGCTCTgcaaaagagaaggcagaattGCAAGCCTGCACTCCATAAGAGCAGAGATTTGCCCCCTCAGGGCAGGCACAATCCTTTAGCAAAGATCTCTCGAGGTGTCAAAGAGTCTGTCccggtttgagccaggatgaagccaattttccttttactggcattttttttttcttcagtgaccCCTCTTTTTAAGCAGTACGCGGGTTTTCCAGCTAGCGGACCGATAACCCACAGATGTTCATGTTGCTGCCgagagagaccaaggacactttgctctgcttatTGAATCTTCTGTTTTGGATACCGAAGGAGCGGAACAGtcgtatctgcaaccctcccacAGGGAGGAGCGGACTAAgcggacagcaaaattggccaaagatgtTCCATGCCTATATCTACACGGAGGACTCGGTATAAAGTCAGGGAGCACGGAAGCCAAGcctgttccttctccttcttcttccctttgcttCCGTTCATGGgtggtgtctggggaggactctgtctacgcatctcctttgatccccaggcccgtgCATTCCAGACCCTCGGAACTCGACCCTCAGCTGCTATATCTGGCAGAGCGGTCCGGGACATGTCAGAagtgctcacagctcaggagagtgccatggaaggtgctgggggcgtggggaggaaaaaggggtTTGTACATTCCTGAATACATTTGCTTATCTGTTGTGCATATTTTCTCTTATCATTCGTATTTAAgtaaagctgtctagtttggTTTCCAGTCCgggaagtctctctccttattctctctctctccttgtcctacctgggtgggagggggtggggatcGAGAacattattgttgctggtttaaacACCGaccctgagtcaaaccgtgacagaGTCCCAGGCAGAATGTGAAACTCAGCAGTTACGATTTGATGATGACAGCATTAAGGAATTTGCCATAGCTGGCTCCATCTGCTCCTCTTGTGGGAGTTGTGATTGACGGTTCGATATCCCGATGGAGACCAACGACGAGTGGTGTTTCCCAAGGGGCGGTATTAGGACCGGTGCTGTTGAACATCTTTTCGGTggcatggacagtggaattgagtgcaccctcagccaCATTTGTGGAGGACACCAAACTGTGCGGTGAGGTCGAcatgctggaggggagggatgccacccagagggaccttggcaggcttgagaggtgggctcgtgcaaactgcatgaagttcagcaaagcCAAGCACAAGGTtgtgcacctgggtcagggcagtcCCTAGCCCAAATACAGATTGGGTGGGGAAAGGAGCATTAACAGCTCGGAGGAGAGGACTTGGGCGtgatggtggacgagaagctcaacatgagcatgcaatgtgtgcttgcagcccagagagccaaccgCGTCCTGGGCTGCGTCGAAAggagcgtggccagcaggacaagggaggtgattctccccctctactctgctcttgtgagacccaaCCTGGAGTActgtctccagttctggagcccacagcacaggaatgacatggagctcctgagcAAGTCCcgaggagggccacaaagatgatcagagggctggagctcctctcctatgaagacaggctgagacagttgacgttgttcagcctggagaggagaaggcaccACAGAGGCCTCGTAGCGGCCTTCCAGGGGGCCTttaagaaagctggggtgggactCTTTGCTATAGCAggtagcgagaggacaaggggtaatggctcaAAGGGTGAGAGGGGTCAAGTAGATTAGACCCTAGGTGGAAATTCTTTATTATGAGAGTGCTGAGACCCcggaacaggttgcacagggaagttgctctgtgcagtgctgcaTCTGCCAAGTCTCCATCTGCCTGTAAGCAATGGGGAGGTGGCCGGAAAGTGGCCCTTTGGGCACTGGGTGCTCTCGTGGAGATACGACAGCCCCTGGGGGCAATGGGTTCAACGGAGGCAGAGACTCCACTGTGTGGCATGAGTGCGGCCGGTACCAAACCCAACAGGTGAACTGCCTCAGCCCTGCgtgtctggagagcagctgggccCTGCCAGGAGCTGAAGGACTGTAGGAGGTACCCAACCCATCTGCCTGTGTCCATGTGTGCTGGCCACGCACCCTTGATCGGTTAATGGAGGAGAGTGGAAGGTGGAGTCTGTGGGCCCTCCTCAGGCACTGTTATTTCTCCTCCCCGTTCCTGCCACCCATTGGAGCCAGCCTCTCACAGATGGCCGTTGCCTGTGGAATAGCCAGGGATGTCTTCCTCAGCTCCAAGCAAACGGccacaaaacaaaagaggacaACCCTCCTGTACTTCCACCTTTCCCCTGAGTAGAACGGAAGAGTTGCCGCAAAAGGAAGAATGATTCAGAGGCCCAGGCTTGGATGCAGCACAGCTTTAAtgagtttaaagaaaaaaaagaggtggcCCACAGGGGGCACCAGGGGGCAGCTATTAAGAGGCTGCGGTGGAGCTCCTGCAGGGTGTCCGTCTGCCTGCTCcgcagagggagggaggcacGCAGGACCCCGCTAGGCTGTCAGTGGGAGACAGagagagcaaaggaagagagagagacatgAGAGTGGAAGAAGGAAGCAATGGCCCAAAGTTCCGTTGCGTGTCCATCAGCGTGTCCTGAGAGGTTCTTGTCAGGGGTCATTTTCCGGTAGCTTTAGCAGGGCTGACACCTGTAGCAGCTGGCAATGCAGGAGAGGTCACAGCACCCAGAGTTGATGGGCACTCCGTcacagctgaggatgctgccaaCGGCAGCGGAGGTGGAGGAGCCCACCACGGTGttctgtgggaaggagctgaggatggggccgGGCAGGGTCACCACCACGGGGGAGGGCTCGATTACAACGATCGAGCTCTGGCACTGCCTGCAACAGGGCTCATTGCAGCTGCTGGCCAGTGGGGTCGGGccgcagggctggcagcagggctggcactggttGTAGCAGGACATGCCTCGGGGAGAGAGGTGCacctgggagaggggacagaggcAAGCACAGGGACGCGTGAGAAGCAGCAATAAACTCAAGCACAGTGGGAGCCAAGACGCCGGCTGGCCCAGCATAGGCTGCCCCACTCAAAGCCCAGGAGCCCCCTCAGCTGAGTCACAGCCTCTCTCTAGGAAAAGgccttctctccccttccctcccacgtaagaagcagctcccaggcttTGCACTCACCTGTTTCCCAGGGAGAAGGAGGCGAGAGAAGTGGATGAGACAGCTTAGAGCTGGGCTGCCTTTTATAGTAGCCCTGCGCTGCCTCAGGCCCGGAGGCACCCTGTGTGgaagtaataattttctgaCGAGCTCCTGTCAAATGCAAACCATCCCAGGTAATGGTACGGGCTGTGTCCTGgtttcctgcactgctgccatTTCATTTCCTGGCTTATGCCACGTGTTTTCCCATATGAAGGCTTCCCTGAGTGCCATGCTGAGAAGCCAGTGCATTTCCAGGGCTGAAACACGTCACCAAAGGCAGAAGACTCAGCTCAAGTGCTGGTGGTGTCCTGTGCAGGCAGGTGATGTGCACAGCGGTCATTCCTGTGGGCTTGTTTGTAGTAGagttttcaggaaaacaggCACCACTCTCATGCTTCTTGGCTGGGTGACCAAGGCCTTTGGCCTGGCAGAGAGGTGCTCAGAGAACTGAAGCGCAGTCTCTTCCCCCTGTGCCCTCCATTTCTTGCTGTATGTACTGGGAGAAAGGCCAAGGGAGCCTGGCCGCCCATGCAGCCCCTTGTCCCTGAATCAATACCCTTATGGCGCAGTGTTGCTGGCGGCTGGGATGGGGCACAGGCTCCTCATGTCCAGGCCAATGCCAGAtgcactgctgcagcctttcagcCTGGTGCCGAGTGAGGCAGGGGACAAGAACTCACACCAAATGTGTATTGGGATAAAGAACTGGGGCCCAGAGGTTGCACTGGTGTTGGATGTAGCATAGCACGTGCCGACAAAATTCAGAGGGAGTGTCCCTGAGGTCTGGTGTCCTCCCTTGTTTGGCCTTGCTGCAACCGTTTCcagaaggtgctgctgggaggctTCAGTCAGAGCCACCTCTCCTTCCCATGCGAGCAGCTTTTGAGCACAAATATCAATTACACCTGCAGCGGTGACACATCTTTGCCAGAGTCTGGACACAGGCCACACTGATTTCAGTTTGGACTTTGACATGCAGGTGACTTCCTAGCCTGAGATCGTCCTTGTGTCCGTGAACGCACCAGGTGATGCGTGAGCTTAGCGGAACCGTGATTATTTCTGTGAGAACTCATCCCGACTTTCACTTACTGACGCAGTCTTGATGCTGTTC
This genomic stretch from Apus apus isolate bApuApu2 chromosome 25, bApuApu2.pri.cur, whole genome shotgun sequence harbors:
- the LOC127394271 gene encoding LOW QUALITY PROTEIN: uncharacterized protein LOC127394271 (The sequence of the model RefSeq protein was modified relative to this genomic sequence to represent the inferred CDS: deleted 2 bases in 1 codon), translating into MSTSPHSLVSSTNVAEGALNSTVHATEKMFNSTGPNTAPWETPLVVGLHRDIEPSITTPTRGADGASYGKFLNAVIIKSSSSENYYFHTGCLGLRQRRATIKGSPALSCLIHFSRLLLPGKQVHLSPRGMSCYNQCQPCCQPCGPTPLASSCNEPCCRQCQSSIVVIEPSPVVVTLPGPILSSFPQNTVVGSSTSAAVGSILSCDGVPINSGCCDLSCIASCYRCQPC